One window of Plasmodium relictum strain SGS1 genome assembly, chromosome: 14 genomic DNA carries:
- a CDS encoding CCAAT-binding transcription factor, putative — MENKNNIENINLIKETMFGLPNSVILKTIHNNVNLKNYKIRKEAVQTLSKCLSMFILYITDGALEHCENEKRSTIFTRDILNSLDDSLFLEIHDELRKQISIQEEKNKMENSKENEKIEETNKNNENNTQINAREQNKDDFDILLQALE, encoded by the coding sequence atggaaaataaaaataatatagaaaatataaacttGATCAAAGAGACAATGTTTGGACTTCCTAATAgtgttattttaaaaacaatacataataatgtaaatctaaaaaattataaaattagaaaagaAGCTGTTCAAACATTAAGTAAGTGTTTATCtatgtttattttatatataactgATGGAGCATTAGAACATtgtgaaaatgaaaaaagatcAACTATTTTTACTCGCGACATTTTAAACTCCTTAGATGATTCCCTATTTCTTGAAATACATGATGAATTAAGAAAACAGATATCTATtcaagaagaaaaaaataaaatggaaAATTCTAAAGAAAATGAGAAAATCGAAGAAACAAATAAGAACAATGAAAACAATACACAAATTAATGCGAGAGAACAAAATAAAGACGATTTTGATATATTGCTGCAAGCgttagaataa